The genomic interval TTGACAATTTTGAATTAATGTGTTGTTAGTATAATTATTACAAATGCCAAAGTTTGTTGTGGGCAATTCTAAAATTGTAAACATAACCAATATATTCCCCCAACTGCAAAATAAGCCCAGGGTACTCCAGTATATGTTAAAAACATAATGATCGTGATAGTATTAGTGTCGTCTATCTGGGGATGCCAACAcaacataataataatagtgtTCATGTGTAGCTATAGAGGGAAGCTGAAACAGACATTATAAGAACTGAATGTGATGCCTTGTGTCTTTCTTCTGTGGTGAAGTGGAAAAAAAACTATAGTATTACCCACTTGATCCCACTGTCCAAAAAAGGAACGCGAACATTTTATGCTCAAAATCACAATTTACTGATCTTATTCCACAAACAATGCCAGTTGTGTTCATGAGACACAAAATCAAATAGTGTAAATCATCATTTGTGAACAAATAAAATGTGGGCATTTATGGGTTAAGattctgtttttctttgttcgttctttctttctgttgccTTTCGTTCTGTCCTTCTCTTCAtttcttctgtctttctttgtttctttgtttttgtctttgtttcttaatttgtctgtttgtttcttcatttatttccatctttctttcattcttttggTTTTCTGTCATTACCATATGGTCTTTGTATGCACGCTTGTTTGCAATTGTTGCTACTTTTGCTAATGACACTGCATTAGTTGTGTCTATTTTGTCAACCATACCTCTCTTACAGCCAGACCAAAGCAACCAGTAGTACTCTTTGCAGTCATGTATTCTTGTCCACGGAGCGTCAGGATTAAGATATGTCCATCCACACAATCCGTTCTCAAAACCACAAGGAACTGCACAAATGTATGGTGTCACAATGTGAATGTACTCTTCACAAAAGTCTGCAACGCATGCCTATCAAAACAATTCCCTTGTCTCCACATCTTTGTATTTGTGTAAAATTTTATTGATATACCGAATGACATAAGCGGGGGTCAGCAAGAACGGGTCGACTTATGTGAGGGGAAGGCTTATGTTTGACCGAGGTAGGAACATGTTTTAACTGAAAATGCATTACCTTGTTTGTAATTGTTCCCTTGTAGACTGGCGGTGCTGGaagacaaaatcaaaacaaacaagtgtAAGCATGACTTCTATGTTTTGGGCACTACTGTGTTTGCTAAAACCCTCAAATAAACATGCAAAGAAAATTGAGTGTGTCTAATGTAACCATGTGAATAGTACGGGAGAGACTGAAAAGTTCTTCACAGATGAACACAGAAAGGCCAGACGGACAATCATATAGGAaagcatgcagacacacatataaactCACGTGTAGACAGGcatacagaaacacagacagactaaACAGCTTTGAGATGAATATTTGAGATAATAAAGGCGTGCAGTTCACTTACTTTTCTTGAGAGACAACCAAGGTAACTGTGAACACAGTCAAAGTGAACACGATTCCAAAAACAACTGTCGTGCTTCTCACTGTATCCATCGTAATATTGTCGCTAGCAGTGAAATATGACTTTTCAACCTGGTAACACCTACTCTACAACATTCATGCTAGTTAAATCCTGTCCGCTGTTGAGTACACTCCTACCCGTTTCAACTAAAGAATGTGTAATAGTGcctcgtctttttctttctttctttttttactgTATAGCTGCCAAATCAAACAACACTGTTCATGTTAAGTTAAAGTTGTATCAACTGCGCAGACAGACTTGACTGAAGGTGTCCGTGTACAGTCTGAGTTATTGCCCGCTCTAAACAAATCTGTTCAAGCTGTAGTTTAACCGGGAAGTGAATTCGTCCCACACAACATTCTTTCGTCCGTCAGGTACACCCCCGAGGAAAATGTGCGTAGTTTAGCTCACTGTTGTTATGCTTCTCCTTACTGATGAATGCTGATGCATGACTGGATTATTACGCTGTTGGCTTGAGTGCTTGAACTAATGTTGGCAGAGGCTAGGCACAAGCGGTTTGTAAACATTAGTTTTAATTCGCTTCTCGTTATAATCAAACTTGTGGTTTCCTGAACATTGACGTAGAATAAGTTAGTGCATGTGCACTACATCTAGGGCTGGTAGCGTTTACAGGTGCATGCTTTTGTGTAGACCTTACTTGGGATCAGAGCATCCTGCCACTTGGACAGAAATAAAACATATTGAGACTGagtattatttttattattttttttattttttattttgtgtgcgtGATATATTTGTTGTGTTGGTAACGCCAATGTacaatacaagatacaagatacaagaagttttattgtcctcatcaatacaaggaaatttggcactGTCACTattcgagagaaaaaaaaaaacaaatcagaCAAAGGcatgtccaagtggaagaatTCTCCCATCACAAATAATGGCCTATCGTTATTGATCGTATAGGAAGAAAGGCATAGTTAATTGTGTTGACGTGTTGAATTACTCGAATTGCGTTCAACAAGTTTTCGCACCGGCTGCAGTCGACACATCATATTGCATATCCGTTAAAGTTGGTGTTAATTTCATCCAGTATTTAGGTTTGATCTGCATAATTATGAGCACTTTTACCCGCTTGGAAATTGAATCTCGTTTTGGAGGAAGAAGCAGCTTTAAAAAAATGCACTGTTGAAAGGTTAGATGCATTgacacgtgtgcgtgtgtgtgtgtgtgtgtgcgtgtgcgcgtgcgcgcgcgcgcgtgtatgtgtgtgtgtgtgtgtgtgtgtgtgtgtgtgtgtgtgtgttgaaaaccTGATACAGCACAACGCTTGTTCCATTACATAATAatttcgtcgcgatataaccttcgtggttgaaaacgacgttaaacaccaaataaagaaagaaagaacataatAATTACAGATacagtccttcctgtgaaaacaaTCTCAAGTATGGCCTCAATTCCACATCGGATTAtcccagccctccacttggacacataccaaacataaaCAGACTGAGTGCGTCTTTTTAAAGAGTTAATTTCTTAATGAACACTTGTAACTTTCCGTGAAatgtatttataaaaaaaatgtatctcTCTAGACAAGAAGCCGTCAGTATTTTAAAGCACTTGCGTCCCTTTCTTCCTCTGATCTTATGTCCTAATGCCACGTGAAGACTGGTCTCATATGAGATAGTGAGCTGTTTTgaagggaaggactgtgcctttaactttagGGATTCCCAACCTTCCTTGATTGAGTTTGCTGTAGATGAGTGgatcacatgcatgcacacacacacacacacacacacacacacacacacacacacacacacacacacacacacacccacacacacacatacacacgtttctTGACGAGTTTGTCCGCACTGTGCAAAATAACAAGCAACATGCTCATAACCCGTACGTACGCAAGCACAAGCACGCAGAAAAACAAGTAACTCAAATAGTTTGTTGTTCCTGCTGGTAGGCGTTGCAATTGTTTTTCCAGGGCATTGGCCTTTATTTTATATAGGTAACAGGAAACAAATGTTGAATGTGAAGACTATGACATCAAAATGTAAGCAGaacatttattttcttctcCATTATTGCCAACAGTACAAGTGAAtgcatatatgtgaccctccaccacggagtGAGTCGAATGTCACCTCGCGCCGTTCTGCACTAGGCttaaatataagtccggggagtgtctggtaacagtatgagggtcaccttagtcacaggcttataactcaaacagttttcgctcttttctaaaacggttttcaccactggatagagcataaaaaactctttaggaaaatgtacaaatctgaaaatcatgcaaatgtgacatgcgactcattccgtggtggagggtcacatatagtaATGAAGtacatgtgtgtacgtgtatcgCTTTATTAGCATAGCTTCACATGTTTCTCCTTTAGAACAAAAAGAACCTTACCTTTTCTTGTAATTAAAGAGCAAGTTAAATGTATACAGTACATGCCGTTTACATAAAGTATGCCACGATGAAACAAAAACGGAGAACATTATGCTTAACAACtaaacaaagcacacacaacaAGTTGAACAACTAAAACATGCAAATCCGTCGAATACAAAAATTGAAGTAAGCACAAACACAACATGTACTTAatcacaaaacaaaatcaaaatactcccaaaaaaaaatcaaattaataacaaaacaaaatcaaagtaAATGTAGCTTCACACATCCGTCTACTCAAAAGCTTCCTAAACTTTACACAGATTACCCTTCCAGCGCATGTAAGACTCCTCGATGTACTTGCGCTTGCTAATGAGATAGTACGCAATTTCCTAAACTTCACTTAACAAATTGGCATTTAAATTCAACGCAAACTAACAATGACAGAAATATTCCTTTTGTCAGAATTTGAAACACACTGTACGTACTCCATAGATGCTGAAGCATTCAATTTCATATCAGAAATAAGGAAATTACaactacaaaaaaaaacacatttcaatTAAGGAAGTTAACATACACAACATATGCAATACACAAATTAAACGTTTTAAAAGGTCGTTGATGGATTGTTGAATATTGTATGTGTTTATTGTAGTTTCTTGTTTTGAGAACCCAGAGGGTCATCCGACACTGATTCAGCATCGACCTTACGTATATCCTGTCGTGTTGTCGGCCTACTCTTTAAAAAATCTTCAAATGTAGTTGATGGATATAGCGAATAACATTTTACCGAGGACGTAATACAACTAACAATACAACAATAAATAAAGCAGTcatgagaagaagaaaataaaaacagaagGAAATTTAGTGTCATGATCATCATCTGTACAAGAATTAAGCTCCGGTATTTAAAACAATTGAAGAAATGAATGGCACTCTGAAAGTTACTGTCGACATACAACATAATGTTGTGTGGGACGGCACAATTGTGAACATGAAAACAGTGAATGAATTTGAACACTGTCAAGCAAAATGTTAAAAACCAGCATACATGAACATACATGGATGCGATACatggaacaacaacaaaataagagGTAAGAAAGAGTCAGAAAGAGGTCATGTTTATTACCGTCAACTTTCTTACAGATCCTTCACATACCTTTAGTGGTGACAGCCAAACAAAACTGTATGCGGTTTGCCAGTTCGCATCTCCCGCAAACATGTAAATAATTACCATTTCCCGTGAACACGTTCTTGGGCTAAAAGCTGTATGTGGTATGCCCACATGAACCCACATACCATCTTTTAAAATTGTCTTACGTATAGTCACACACAATGTCTGGAGGTAAAGTACCCAACACATAAATAATTCTTCCTCTTGCcgagactaatagacttccatGTAGGCTTTTGACGTAATCAATTCACCTGGGGGACCTGATGTGAACCTGGTCGAGGGCGACTTTAGCCTGCCCAGAGGCAATCAGACATTATTTCGTGAACATATTGTAGTTTTTGACTCATTGCATGAAAGACAATGAACCTTGGTATGGTTTTAAACGAATAGCTGCCTGAGGCATGACTGCAAGCCATAGGGACTCCGCGCACCTGGACTTGACAGATCCAGTAATTTTAAGACTTAGAAATGTTAAACATTAGATCTCAAAAGAAGGGAGCTTTACAATAGGTGTATACTTACACACTAAACGGACAGAGAGAATCAGCACGGTAAAAGTACAGAAATATAAATAGCAAAACAGTGCACCTTAACCCAGTGGCTCACAGATAGCCCAATAGTACAAGCTACGTAGATAACCAATAATTGTGCAAATGCTGGAACGTCCGGAAACACCCGCTATTTAGCTTGCTTAcagctactttcacttttgcTTTTATATTGTCACAATGCATGCAATATGTCATGTATATTTCCGTTGCTACCCGCTTGCATTTTATCTGGTGGGATAGGTTTTTCCAAagcataatcatcatcatcatcatcatcatcatcatcatcatcgtagtcgtcgtcgtcgtcgtcgtcgtcatcatggTCGTCGTCGTGGTTGTCGTGGTCGTGGTCGTGGTCGTCGTCATGTCCATGACCGTCAAGTCTGACGATTAGAACTGTCCTGTGTTCATTGGGCATCAGACATTTCCTCAAGTGATGGTACCATTATATAACCGTTGATACCCCGTTACAGGATATGTGTTTAGCCCCATATGGCACGGAATGTGCATGAGTTTGTTATATTTTAGTTTTGACTTCTTAGATCCAACAGTTTTAATATAGTTTGAAAAATTCGTGCGATTAGGACTAAATAAAATATGTCGAGGAACGGAAGTCGGGACTCATGACACAGGAgagtgaaaaacgaaaatcaCTCTGTGATTAATATTTACTGGATTATTCAGGATAGTTTtggagcagttttgagcaaatacATCCAGgcgtttctaaattacagtacagaAAATGTCCCTCGAAGTGTTAAGGTCCAATTCGTAACacaactttccaaaatggctcAATATGTGTAATATCTTTAGACTGTAATACACAGTACAGGATGTGACAATAGTTGCAGCAAAACAGTAGTGCTATCATATTTACTAAGTGTATTTGATCATGCGATACAACGTTgtgagaagaaacaaatcttcgCAAAGCTTAATAATACTGATCAAGGCAGCAGCAATTTGCGGCAATGTGACGTACATTATAATCCCTACAGTCCAGTAACGCCTAAATTGAATCATTGCATAACTAGTCTAAGCAGTATATACACGTTTGAGACAGTTCACAAAAAATATGCAAGTGATAATCTCCCCAGGGGTAAAAGTAATGATATGCCATACAAGCAACCAATGGCATTACAGGTTATTATTTCATAGACACTTTGATATTACATTACTTAAATTAGAGCTCGGTGTGCTTTACAAAACTCAAAAGAATTCATAAACCATGCCTGAAAAGGGCTTCCTTTTTGCCAAATGAAGAGGCTGGACTAACCCACACTCTTTACGAGTTAAGAGACTCTGTCTCCTACCTCAACAAAACATCTTGCATTTTCGTGTACGCAAAAAGTAAAGTACTAAACATAAGCAGACTACAATGACAGAGAAAACAAACCCAGGCAAATCCTTGAATAATCTGCAAATATTTGAAAAATAAGGCGCCGTTTAGTTACCAATATCTGTCATTGCTGACTAATTGTTGTAAGCGTGATTTGCATCGTTTTGCTTACGAGGCTTGCCGAGAGCGGTCTTCGCCACGGGCAGTTCATAGCCATCAGTAATTCTAGTGCAAGCAAACAATGTGTCGTAGGGTTTGTCATCTCTGTTGTCATTGGTCGGTGCTTCATAAATGtttctctgattggtcagtgTTTCATATGGCCTGCTCTCGTCGGTTTCATGCGACAGGAGTTCGTACTGGTTGGTTTGACTAGTCACTGAATCGTCCGGGATGTCTGCGTTGTTCTGATTGGTTGATCCACCACGTGTGTTTGCTGGTGTCAAATACATTTCGGTTGATTCTGACGATCTTGCGGGATTAGCTTGCTCTGCAATTTGAATCAAGTCTATGCAGAATGTGTCATGTAATCAAAGGCGAAAACAAATCATCATTTTAACATTCATAAAGGTGTAATCAAGCTTTAGTTTGGAGTATAATATACCGACGTCCTGTCATAATGTTTTTGATATGGAAACGTTTACAACCAGTGATTTGGATTGTGTACAATGTTACCAGGATGTTAAAGCCACTCTAATTAAGTAGGAGTTGTTGAATTTGATTTGCATTGTAttatgattgtcttgaaatataTTGATTTTATGGCACTGTAGTTTACTTTATGGCATTGTATTTTATGGAATTGTATCTACTGTGTTGTATTTTATCATTTATTGTTATGCATTGTAGTAGTGTATTTTTTTGTCAACGCTGTTTTTTGTCATCTTACCTGGTCTGTAACCGGCGTTGGTCACACCTTGGGATGCCCCACTGCCAGGCCCAGGTGCTCTGTAAAAACAACATTTACATACGATTATTCGAAAGACAAGCCGACATCACTCGAGAGGTTAGATGTTCAACTAAATACAGGACAATTTGGTGTCATGTAGAAATGCTGATGGTAGCACATTTCCCAAATGACGTTTTCCGGAATTAACTCCGGATTTTTAAGCGTTATGGAAGAGTTAATTGCGCCCTTCTATAGGGTGACGAACAATAACACGTGATCTACCGGTACAAACCACGatcgcagcgaataactgactcGGATGTGTAACTATGCTATGCAGTGTCCACTCGATATGACTCCATAACTTTTGAAAatatacacatcagagttaACGATCTGCTGCAATGATTGCTTGCCCTGAGTAAAAGGCGACAACGTGTCTCGTTTGAGGCCACGTGAGTTTGGGAAACACGTGTGCTCAGCAATCATTGCAGGCCAACGCCAGTGAATCGTGGCTCCGATGTGTAATGTTCGAACGAAAAAGGCATCATGTCGAgcggacactgcataacatacacatgcGAATCAATAATTCGCTCGATCGTGGTGTTAACTGGTCGACCAAATGTTATTGTTTGTCACACTTAATCGGGGCGCAACCCTTCCGTTTCGACATTCTGACAGATTTATTTTTGAACATGGTCTATTGCGCCCAGAATAGTACACGTTGATGTGCAAAGCTGGCGTGGCATCAACTCATGTGCTAATCTAACTCTCATTTGGTAAGTGTGCAATAGTGTTAAATAGTCATTTCAGTATTCCACAGACATTATTTTGATATTTATTGCACTTCTGTGGTTATTTTTATACTCTCACACTGTTTTGTTCTTTGCATTCttcctttcctttccttttgtttgtgttcttttcttccttccttaGCAATCCGAATCACCTTTGTTTGTTCCTGGCGCCATTTCTGCGACGTACAACGATGACGGCGGTTAGCACAACAAGAACGACGACCACAACGACTACGACAACGACGATCGCAACCATTGTTCCTGTGCCCAGACCTTCGTCATCTTCAGTTTGCCTGCCTGCCGGGACAATCGCTTCTGCGTCCaaacgacaaaaacaacaacacatacaACACAATTAACCAACAGTAACTTTGATGAAGTATACAAATGGATTTAAATACAGGCATGGTTTATTTTCTGACATCATTGAAGTAGCAGCaataacaaccacaaccacaacaataacaaccacaaccaaaacaaaaacaacaaaacaaaaacaacaacaatcagcaACAACTAAAATATAGCATTAGCTACACCAATGCCTACCACTGCCTCAATTAACACTGCTATGATCAGCTTTTTTTCTCAGCAGTGGTAACATCAGCATCGGCGACATCAATTGTCGTTGAAtaggaaaacaaaataaaaggcCAAGAATTAAATGTAGaacgaaacaacaacaacaacaacaacaacaacaacaacaacaacaacaacaacataattattGACTTCCCTTTCTCCCCAAAAAGGAAAGTCTTGCAGAGACTATAATCATATTTGATCACTGTGATGCAGACTCTTGCCATAGTACAGTGGGTGAAGTATTATTTGCTGTTGCTTCAATAATAAAGCGTAATTCAAATTTACCCGTGCTTGCAGAACGAGTGGAAGTAGTATCTAAAGTCGTGAGGAACGAGGTCAAAGAAACTCGACGCGACAGGGATGAGAATGTGGACCCGCCAGTTGTAGGAAGCGTAGTGAGATCGAACACGATGTTATCTATGCTCAAGTAGCGAGTCCCATTGTTGCCTACCTTCTTGCCAACGATCCAGATCTACAGAAAGAAACACATGTTACACCATGTCGACCTTTCGTCAATGCATTTGAACATAAACGAAAAGACAAGTACTGCTGAAAAAagtaatatgtgtgtgtgtatgtgtgtgtgtgtgtgtgtgtgtgtgtgtgtatgtgtgtgtgtgtgtgtgtgtgtgagtgtgtgtgtgtgtgtgtatgtgtgtgtgtgtgtgtgtgtgtgtgtgtgtgtgtgtgtgtgtgtgtgtgtgtgtgtgtgtgtgtgtgtgtgtgtgtgtgcagctacAAATACGTAGACAAGTGTTTACAGAATAAAGCGATCTGGAATACCTTAAACTCGGTGTCAGAACATGGCACCTGAACGTTTGCTGTTCCAACGATGCCAGAAGATGTTGTAACGTGCCACAGTTGCTCAAcacctgtgtgtgtctgccgtTCAACGGACAGTTGACATGCATGGTTGTCACAATCGTAACGATACAGAAAGGAAAGCTGACACCTTTCATTTGTTCTTGCGACAAGTGGTGGACTAATCAAGGTACTGTTGTCGTTCTCATTTAGCTGTTCCATTTCTAGTTGTAGGTAATGAACTTCTGAAAACAGAAAGAGAAGGATGACATGACCAGACGGTAATACAACAGTGTGCTACGTACAACTTATAGAAAATATAGTGTTCTTGCATCAACGTAGACATTGGATCAAACTAGAGACGATAAAGTAAGGGAAGCTAAGGTATGTAAGTCCTGTAAGGTTTTATCCTATTCGAAATGTGAGTTGCTTTTTCCCTGGGGACAGCGAGGTTTTTCACatttccttttttacatttagtcaagttttgactaaatgttttaacgtagaggggggaatcgagacgagggtcgtggtgtatgtgcgcgcgtgcgtgcgtgtgtgtgtgtgtgtgtgtgtgtgtagagcgattaagactaaactactggaccgatctttatgaaatttgacatgagagtttctgggaatgatatccccagatgtttttttctgttttgtgataaatatctttgatgacgtcctatcccgcgttttgtgaaagttgaggcggcactgtcacgccctcatttttcaaccaaattggttgaaattttggtcaagtaatgttcgacgaagcctggacttcggtattgcatttcagcttggtggcttaaaaattagttaatgactttggtcattaaaaatctgaaaattgtaaaaaaaatattttttttataaaacgatccaaatttacgttcatcttattttccattatttgctgattccaaaaacatataaatatgttatgtttggatcaaaaacaagctctgaaaattaaatatataaaaattattatcaaaattaaattttcgaaatcaatttaaaaacactttcatcttatttcttgtcggttcctgattccaaaaacatatagatatgatatgtttggattaaaaacacgctcagaaagttaaaacaaagagaggtacagaaaagcgtgctatccttctcagcgcaactactaccccgctcttcttgtcaatttcactgtctttgccgtgagcggtggactgacgatgctacgagtatacggtcttgctgcgttgcattgcgttcagtttcattctgtgagttcgacagctacttgactaaatgttgtatttttgccttacgcgacttgtttcctgtTGTTATACTGTTTGGATGACAGATTGGTATTGTTATGATTGCTGCTGTATCTGAGCATGTTGTCATAACTGTTAATTGTTTACTGAAATCATATCTTACCTTTTGTACAATTACCCCACCAGCCTCTTTCTTTGCAATTTTTTTGTCTTGTCCATTCAGCACCAGGGTGAAGGTGTCTCCATCCACATAAATCATTCTCAAAATCACAGAGAACTGCACACATCCGGGGGGTGACATTTCAGATTTGCAATCGTCTAATAATCACGTAGCAGTATATGCATTCGTTATATGTAAAACATCCGTAATGGGTACTTCTCCGCCCTCCAACCAGAACAATCGTTTAAGCTGGATATtaaatgacgtcaaagcaaattAACTTAAACtctcaaatctgagaaattTCAGTGGTGGCAGACAAATATAAAGAAAAACAGAACACGTACTACATCATTACTAACATTAACATACATGTACTAATACGATTCTTATATAACAATAatatgttgtgtttgtgtttgtgtgtgtgtgtgtgtgtgtgtgtgtgtgtgtgtgtgtgtgtgtatgtatgtgtgtgtgtatgtgtgtgtgtgtgcatgtgtgtatgtgtgtgtgtgtgtgtgagagtgtatgggtgtgtgtttgtgcgtgtgtgtgtgtctgtatgtcttaaAAAATACACTGAGACTAAACATAATTTACAGAACCTGTACACATTAACTCATACAGAGTCTAAAAGCAAATGCAACTGTTTGGTCTTTGTAATTTCCCTTaaccatgtgtgtgtatgtgtgtgtgtgtgtgtgtggggggatggtTTCTGTCAAAAACGCTAGTGTACGAATGTAATTTACCTTTGTGGTAATGGTCCTCTTGTAAAGTGGTGGTACTGAAAGTTGAATTGCCAAATATTAAGATTCATCCATATTTTAAACACCTAGTCATAATCTTATcttaaatacagaaatacacTCTGTACAGTCAATTATACCAAAGGAGGCCAAGAAATCCGAGGGataccccccaccctccccccgtCACACACAAACCATGACAACTACTCACAATTAACAGTGATCATATACTCGGagacaaaagaaacgcaaatacaggatgcgttaattaaaccgttatggacttgaaataaaaataaaatcatgatactagcatgttctgcacgtgttgttttagcggtcgtatcttgtcagaaccgtgtttgccgttatctgggtcacacgcGAGGTCTTGTTCACGGGGatcccaaaccgtcatggggaccactttcagcacatgcaacatgtggaaaagcagcttttcgtgttcagagtgttcaggcaagctgtacaatactcacaaaactgttacaacattcatttctgcgacacaggcgcgatgacgagactatcaccagatcagcgccaacaggcgatcgTGAGAATTGATGCCGGACAATCAGTTAAGCAAGTTGctagggcatttggagtaaatgtcaccacggtttatcgcctgcagcaacgttttcatgtcactaacagtacctgcgacttaccaggacgtggcagaccccgagtaacaacagcccgacaagatcgccatcttgtccatcaacaccagcgagatgcattcgaaactgccgCCAACAGAGCCTGTAACAC from Littorina saxatilis isolate snail1 linkage group LG7, US_GU_Lsax_2.0, whole genome shotgun sequence carries:
- the LOC138971308 gene encoding uncharacterized protein, which translates into the protein MVAIVVVVVVVVVVLVVLTAVIVVRRRNGARNKQRAPGPGSGASQGVTNAGYRPEQANPARSSESTEMYLTPANTRGGSTNQNNADIPDDSVTSQTNQYELLSHETDESRPYETLTNQRNIYEAPTNDNRDDKPYDTLFACTRITDGYELPVAKTALGKPRKQNDANHAYNN